Proteins co-encoded in one Lates calcarifer isolate ASB-BC8 linkage group LG17, TLL_Latcal_v3, whole genome shotgun sequence genomic window:
- the fsd1 gene encoding fibronectin type III and SPRY domain-containing protein 1, with the protein MGDQKESLRKITHTLAMKNEEISNFISTLKQSLDNLEANSNRVQEDLQSEFTALHSVLDEMKENMLTRIKQERASRTYELQSQLSACSKALESSEELLELANQTLCSSETDGFSQAAKDIKDSVTMAPAFRLSLKAKASDNMSHLMVDFSQEREMLQGLKFLPVPATPEIQVSECQVCDNTVTVVWTLPEPDSKIDHYILEHRRTNHEGPPRIREDYPWMVVEGIREMEHTLTGLRFDTRYITFRVRACNKAVAGEFSEPITLETHAFTFKLDSGSAHQNLKVEDLSVEWDSSGGKVQDIRKEKNRTNSPMHSPARSALMSPKRAPTARPGRDRFTAESYTVLGDTMIDAGQQYWEVRFDKESKAFAVGVALRSLGRFDQLGKSSASWCIHLNNWLQQSLTAKHNNKARTLDCPIPSSIGVYVNYDEGVLSFYNSKTKQLMHTFKTKFQQPVIPAFMVWNGSFSVVTGLQVPSVVQSGQRKNSGTSSSNASLT; encoded by the exons ATGGGGGACCAGAAG GAATCTCTGCGTAAGATCACCCACACGCTGGCCATGAAGAATGAGGAGATCTCCAACTTCATCAGTACTCTCAAACAGAGCCTCGACAACCTGGAG GCAAACTCCAACCGGGTGCAGGAGGACCTGCAGTCCGAGTTCACCGCCCTCCACTCGGTTCTGGACGAGATGAAGGAGAACATGTTGACACGCATCAAACAGGAGAGAGCCAGCCGCACATATGAGCTGCAG AGTCAGCTGAGCGCCTGCTCCAAAGCCCTGGAGAGttcagaggagctgctggagctggcCAACCAGACGCTCTGCTCCTCGGAGACGGACGGCTTCTCTCAG GCGGCCAAAGACATTAAGGATAG CGTGACAATGGCTCCAGCCTTTCGTCTGTCCCTGAAGGCTAAAGCCAGCGACAACATGAGTCACTTGATGGTGGATTTCAGCCAGGAGAGGGAGATGTTGCAGGGTCTCAAGTTTCTCCCAG TTCCCGCCACTCCAGAGATCCAGGTATCAGAGTGCCAGGTGTGTGACAACACCGTGACTGTAGTGTGGACCTTACCGGAGCCCGACAGCAAGATAGACCACTACATACTGGAACATCGACGGACAAACCACGAGGGTCCGCCGCGTATCAGAGAAGACTACCCCTGGATGGTGGTGGAGGGGATACGAGAGATGGAGCACACACTGACGG GTCTGCGCTTTGACACCCGCTACATTACGTTCAGGGTGAGAGCGTGTAACAAGGCTGTGGCGGGAGAGTTCTCTGAGCCAATTACACTAGAAACCCACG CCTTCACCTTCAAACTGGACTCAGGCTCAGCCCACCAGAACCTGAAGGTAGAGGACTTGAGTGTGGAGTGGGACAGCAGTGGAGGAAAGGTTCAGGATATCCGCAAGGAGAAGAACCGAACCAACTCCCCGATGCACTCTCCAGCCAG GTCAGCCCTCATGTCTCCAAAGAGAGCACCGACGGCCCGTCCAGGCAGAGACAGGTTTACAGCAGAGTCCTACACAGTGCTGG GCGACACCATGATCGACGCTGGCCAGCAGTACTGGGAGGTTCGCTTCGACAAGGAGAGCAAGGCCTTTGCTGTCGGGGTAGCCCTGCGGAGCCTCGGCCGCTTCGACCAGTTGGGGAAAAGCAGCGCGTCCTGGTGCATCCACCTGAACAACTGGCTGCAGCAGAGCCTCACAGCCAAGCACAACAACAAGGCCCGAACACTGGACTGTCCCATCCCCAGCAGTATAGGCGTCTACGTCAACTATGATGAAG GTGTACTGTCTTTCTACAACTCCAAAACTAAGCAGCTGATGCACACTTTCAAAACCAAGTTCCAGCAGCCAGTTATACCAGCTTTCATG GTGTGGAACGGCAGTTTCTCGGTAGTGACGGGCCTGCAGGTCCCCAGCGTGGTGCAGAGCGGACAGAGGAAGAACAGCGGCACCAGCAGCTCCAACGCCAGCCTCACCTAG
- the LOC108879049 gene encoding signal-transducing adaptor protein 2 — protein sequence MAKRAGRQRNQLPTCYYEGYLEKRSFKDKTSRKLWTCLCGNTLFFYNDKRDADYIEKLDLSGFISVTDDSSQDRNLDAARLNLQMKDGNIKFTAPNAEARELWKGYIHSVSELSVPSSLNLLPGQIHMLLEAVEKEKDRKKNVPPPVTSNPYVRLQADMPACYHPVSRLEAELLLEKEAKRGNLLLRPGRDGNSFAVTTRQEHDGSIFRHYRVSRRHEGGFAIDVDSPIPCATLRDVINYLVEKTDGVLVPLIIEEAYEKNISFIRADYENGETTVQQPPPNPPSLPPKPVLKPRMPTPEPEPVVEEDFYMNDSMLESEKEKEDSSAVAQLQPVKKVPLMPPIPASHKLSFTTPAPPSSSSTTKDLRVRANTDPAGQIPLAALSELKLKLEQKGLCME from the exons ATGGCAAAGCGAGCAGGGCGACAGAGGAACCAGCTGCCAACCTGTTACTATGAAGGATACCTGGAGAAGAGGTCGTTCAAAGATAAG acgTCCCGGAAACTGTGGACCTGCCTGTGTGGAAACACGCTTTTCTTCTACAATGATAAGAGAGACGCTGAT TACATAGAGAAACTGGATCTCAGTGGATTCATCTCAGTGACAGACGACAGCAGCCAGGATCGGAACTTAGATGCGGCCAGACTCAACCTCCAGATGAAGGATGGAAATATCAAATTCACT GCTCCTAATGCAGAGGCTCGTGAACTGTGGAAGGGCTACATCCACTCTGTATCTGAG ctgtcagtCCCCTCCTCCCTCAACCTGCTGCCAGGTCAGATCCACATGCTACTAGAGGCAGTAGAAAAGGAgaaggacaggaaaaaaaatgtccccCCACCTGTCACCTCCAATCCCTACGTCAGGCTCCAAGCAGACATGCCAGC CTGTTACCACCCCGTGTCCCGTctggaggcagagctgctgcttgAGAAAGAGGCCAAGAGAGGAAACCTGCTCCTGAGGCCCGGACGCGACGGAAACTCCTTTGCTGTCACCACCAGACAGGAGCATGATGG ctccatATTCAGACATTACCGTGTGAGTCGCAGACATGAAGGGGGCTTCGCCATCGATGTGGACAGTCCT ATCCCCTGTGCAACGCTGCGCGACGTGATCAACTATTTAGTAGAAAAAACTGACGGAGTCCTGGTTCCTCTCATCATTGAGGAGGCGtatgaaaaaaacatct cttTTATTCGGGCTGATTATGAAAATGGAGAGACAACTGTTCAGCAACCCCCGCCAAACCCACCAAGTCTGCCTCCCAAACCAG tcttGAAGCCAAGAATGCCGACTCCTGAACCAGAGCCAGTTGTAGAGGAGGATTTTTATATGAATGACTCAA TGTtggagagtgaaaaagagaaagaggattCCTCAGCTGTTGCACAGCTAC AACCAGTGAAGAAGGTACCACTGATGCCTCCGATTCCTGCTTCTCACAAACTAAGCTTTACTACGCCAgctcccccctcttcctcctccacaacCAAAGATCTGAGAGTGAGAGCCAACACAGACCCTGCAGGACAGA TTCCTTTGGCAGCACTATCAGAGCTGAAACTAAAGCTGGAACAAAAGGGACTGTGTATGGAGTGA
- the LOC108879053 gene encoding ras-related protein Rab-11B produces the protein MGNRDDEYDFLFKVVLIGDSGVGKSNLLSRFTRNEFNLESKSTIGVEFATRSIQVDGKTIKAQIWDTAGQERYRAITSAYYRGAVGALLVYDIAKHLTYENVERWLKELRDHADNNIVIMLVGNKSDLRHLRAVPTDEARAFAEKNTLSFIETSALDSTNVEEAFKNILTEIYRIVSQKQIADRSAHDESPGNNVVDISVPPTTDGQKGNKLQCCQSL, from the exons ATGGGGAACAGAGACGATGAATATGACTTCTTGTTCAAAG TCGTACTAATTGGAGACTCTGGAGTGGGGAAGAGTAACCTGCTGTCCCGCTTCACAAGAAATGAGTTCAATCTGGAGAGCAAGAGCACCATCGGGGTGGAGTTTGCCACCCGCAGCATCCAGGTGGACGGCAAGACGATAAAGGCTCAAATCTGGGACACAGCTGGACAGGAACGCTACAGAGCAATCACCTCAGC TTATTACCGGGGTGCAGTCGGGGCCCTCCTGGTTTACGACATCGCCAAGCACCTGACGTATGAGAATGTCGAACGCTGGCTGAAGGAGCTGAGGGACCACGCTGACAACAACATCGTCATCATGCTGGTTGGAAACAAGAGCGACCTCCGCCACCTCAGGGCGGTGCCCACTGATGAGGCTCGAGCCTTTGCAG AAAAGAACACTCTGTCATTTATTGAAACATCAGCGTTGGACTCCACAAATGTAGAAGAGGCCTTTAAGAACATTTTAACAG AAATCTACCGCATTGTCTCACAGAAGCAGATAGCGGACAGATCTGCACATGATGAGTCTCCAGGCAACAACGTAGTGGACATAAGCGTCCCACCGACCACTGACGGGCAGAAGGGCAACAAACTCCAGTGCTGCCAGAGCCTGTGA
- the marchf2 gene encoding E3 ubiquitin-protein ligase MARCHF2, whose translation MTTGGCCHLPGSLCDCASSTGLWKSVEEAGGDGCQALYVTQVTAIDGRLLSSVLKPMSTQSDGPICRICHEGGNTEGLLSPCDCTGTLGAVHKSCLEKWLSSSNTSYCELCHTEFSIERRPRPLTEWLRDPGPRNEKRTLFCDMVCFLFITPLAAISGWLCLRGAQDHLQLGSWLQAVGLIALTIALFTIYVLWTLVSFRYHCQLYSEWRRTNQKVRLLIPEAKESNSSQHSLLSTKLMKKPANESIV comes from the exons ATGACGACAGGCGGGTGTTGCCACCTGCCCGGCTCATTGTGCGACTGTGCCAGCAGCACGGGTCTGTGGAAGAGCGTGGAGGAAGCAGGTGGCGACGGGTGCCAGGCGCTCTACGTCACCCAGGTCACAGCCATAGATGGACGGTTGCTATCGTCCGTGCTAAAACCCATGAGCACACAAAG TGATGGTCCCATCTGTCGTATTTGCCATGAAGGAGGCAACACTGAGGGGCTCCTGTCCCCCTGTGACTGCACAGGCACCCTGGGCGCAGTGCACAAGAGCTGCTTGGAGAAGTGGCTGTCGTCTTCCAACACCAGCTACTGTGAGCTCTGTCATACAGAGTTCAGCATCGAGCGCCGACCGAGGCCTCTCACAGAG TGGCTGCGGGACCCCGGCCCTCGTAACGAGAAGAGGACACTGTTCTGTGACATGGTGTGCTTCCTGTTTATCACACCTCTAGCAGCCATTTCAGGTTGGCTGTGCCTGAGGGGCGCTCAGGACCATCTTCAGCTGGGGAGCTGGCTGCAGGCTGTGGGCCTCATAGCCCTCACCATCGCCCTCTTCACCATCTATGTGCTCTGGACCTTG GTGTCTTTCCGCTACCACTGTCAGCTGTACTCTGAGTGGAGGAGAACAAATCAGAAAGTGCGTCTGCTCATTCCTGAAGCCAAGGAGTCCAACTCATCCCAGCATTCTTTGCTCTCTACTAAACTGATGAAGAAGCCTGCCAATGAAAGTATAGTATGA
- the LOC108879054 gene encoding ras-related protein Rab-11B: MGTRDDEYDYLFKVVLIGDSGVGKSNLLSRFTRNEFNLESKSTIGVEFATRSIQVDGKTIKAQIWDTAGQERYRAITSAYYRGAVGALLVYDIAKHLTYENVERWLKELRDHADNNIVIMLVGNKSDLRHLRAVPTDEARAFAEKNTLSFIETSALDSTNVEEAFKNILTEIYRIVSQKQISESSAHDDSPGNNVVDISVPPTMDGQRGNKLPCCQSL, encoded by the exons ATGGGAACCCGAGATGATGAATACGACTACTTGTTCAAAG TCGTACTAATTGGAGACTCTGGAGTGGGGAAGAGTAACCTGCTGTCCCGCTTCACAAGAAATGAGTTCAATCTGGAGAGCAAGAGCACCATCGGGGTGGAGTTTGCCACCCGCAGCATCCAGGTGGACGGTAAGACGATAAAGGCTCAAATCTGGGACACAGCTGGACAGGAACGCTACAGAGCAATCACCTCAGC TTATTACCGGGGTGCAGTCGGGGCCCTTCTGGTTTACGACATCGCCAAGCACCTGACGTATGAGAATGTCGAACGCTGGCTGAAGGAGCTGAGGGACCACGCTGACAACAACATCGTCATCATGCTGGTTGGAAACAAGAGCGACCTCCGCCACCTCAGGGCGGTGCCCACTGATGAGGCTCGAGCCTTTGCAG AAAAGAACACTCTGTCATTTATTGAAACCTCAGCCTTGGACTCTACTAATGTAGAAGAGGCCTTTAAGAACATTCTGACTG AAATCTACCGCATTGTATCTCAAAAGCAAATATCAGAAAGTTCTGCACACGACGACTCTCCGGGCAACAACGTAGTGGACATAAGCGTCCCCCCAACCATGGACGGGCAGAGGGGCAACAAACTCCCCTGCTGTCAAAGCCTGTGA